One window from the genome of Salisaeta longa DSM 21114 encodes:
- a CDS encoding SLC13 family permease codes for MPTAADASSRSPIIRWIGLGAGALAFAVMLMVAPPSGLRPEAWATAAAGVLMAVWWITEALPLPATALVPVVAFPFLGIADFETAAMPYADPLIFLFLGGFIIARGMQRWELHRRMALHIIRWVGTEPSSIILGFMLASAFLSMWVSNTATAMMMLPIGLSVIQLVPDDQGSAAGRQAFSVALLLGIAYACSVGGLGTLIGTPPNALLAGYMQQTYGVQIGFARWMMVGVPVAAVGLVVVYGVLTRLAFPQTLSQLAASDAVIDDALDALGSMQRPEKMVAAVFATVAVLWMARPALGAYAGGLTDGGIAMAGALALFVLPVDRKGTFVLDWSTAADLPWGVLLLFGGGLALATSIDQTGLARWLGQRFIGLEAWPTVLVVLVVVAALILLTELTSNTATAAVFIPLLGSVAVGIGENPLVLAVPVALAASCAFMLPVATPPNAIVYGSNRLDVRDMMRAGAWLNALFVLLITLVVFAVLPWALNVRLGTVPSWAF; via the coding sequence ATGCCTACCGCCGCCGATGCCTCGTCGCGATCACCTATCATCCGATGGATCGGACTGGGAGCTGGCGCACTCGCGTTTGCGGTGATGCTCATGGTTGCACCGCCAAGCGGGCTGCGGCCTGAAGCCTGGGCAACCGCCGCGGCCGGGGTGCTCATGGCGGTGTGGTGGATCACCGAGGCGCTGCCCCTGCCGGCCACGGCCCTCGTGCCGGTGGTGGCGTTTCCCTTTCTTGGCATTGCCGACTTCGAGACGGCGGCGATGCCGTACGCCGATCCGCTCATCTTTCTCTTTCTGGGCGGCTTCATCATTGCGCGTGGCATGCAGCGCTGGGAGTTGCACCGGCGCATGGCCCTGCACATCATTCGGTGGGTGGGCACGGAGCCATCGTCTATCATTCTGGGCTTTATGCTGGCTTCGGCGTTTCTGAGCATGTGGGTGAGCAATACGGCGACGGCCATGATGATGCTGCCCATTGGGCTCTCGGTAATCCAGCTGGTGCCCGACGATCAGGGGTCGGCTGCGGGGCGGCAGGCGTTTTCGGTGGCGTTGCTGCTGGGCATCGCCTACGCGTGCAGCGTGGGCGGGCTGGGCACGCTCATTGGCACGCCGCCCAATGCGCTCCTGGCCGGCTACATGCAGCAAACGTACGGCGTGCAGATCGGCTTTGCGCGGTGGATGATGGTGGGCGTGCCGGTGGCTGCTGTGGGGCTGGTCGTGGTGTACGGCGTCCTCACGCGGCTCGCCTTCCCCCAAACCTTGTCGCAACTCGCCGCCTCGGATGCGGTGATCGATGACGCGCTGGATGCGCTGGGTTCCATGCAGCGCCCCGAAAAGATGGTGGCGGCGGTGTTTGCGACCGTGGCCGTGCTGTGGATGGCGCGGCCCGCGCTGGGGGCGTACGCCGGCGGCCTCACCGACGGCGGCATTGCCATGGCCGGGGCGCTGGCGCTCTTTGTTCTGCCGGTCGACCGCAAGGGGACGTTTGTGCTCGACTGGTCGACCGCGGCCGATCTGCCCTGGGGCGTGCTCCTGCTGTTTGGCGGCGGATTGGCACTGGCCACCTCCATCGACCAGACGGGCCTCGCGCGGTGGCTGGGGCAGCGGTTTATCGGGCTAGAGGCGTGGCCTACGGTGCTTGTGGTGCTCGTGGTTGTGGCCGCCCTCATTCTGCTGACCGAGCTGACGAGCAACACCGCCACGGCGGCGGTCTTCATTCCGCTGCTTGGGTCGGTGGCGGTGGGAATTGGCGAGAACCCGCTGGTGCTGGCCGTGCCGGTGGCGCTGGCCGCGAGCTGTGCGTTTATGCTGCCGGTGGCTACGCCGCCCAACGCCATTGTGTACGGCAGCAACCGGCTCGACGTGCGCGACATGATGCGCGCCGGGGCATGGCTCAACGCCCTCTTCGTCCTGCTGATCACCCTCGTGGTGTTTGCCGTGCTGCCGTGGGCCCTCAATGTGCGCTTAGGCACCGTGCCCTCCTGGGCCTTTTAG
- a CDS encoding L-lactate dehydrogenase: MIQRRTVGFVGAGHVGTAGAYALFNQGLASEIILVDKDAARAEGEAMDLMHGQLLVGRTTVRAGDYADLAEAQVIVLSAGASQMGPDETRLDLLRRNARIFEQIIAELDTHAPNAILVVATNPVDVLTYISQELSTRPAGRILGTGTLLDTARFRALLGQYYSVDPRSVHAYILGEHGDSEVPIWSNATIAGQPIAGQTVLGRAFDRAAMDDLFAEARDAAYQIIDRKGYTNTAIGVVIARIVRAILSDQRSVQPVSVRPGGAYGLPDVCLSLPAVLGLGGVETLVEPDVSDAEAEALRASGQTLANALDALS, encoded by the coding sequence ATGATTCAACGCCGTACCGTAGGATTTGTGGGCGCCGGGCATGTGGGCACGGCCGGTGCCTACGCGCTCTTTAACCAGGGCCTGGCCAGCGAAATTATTCTGGTCGATAAAGACGCGGCCCGCGCTGAAGGCGAGGCCATGGACCTCATGCACGGGCAGCTGCTCGTCGGCCGCACCACGGTGCGCGCGGGCGACTATGCCGACCTCGCCGAGGCCCAGGTCATCGTGCTCTCGGCCGGCGCGAGCCAAATGGGCCCCGACGAGACGCGCCTCGATCTGCTGCGCCGCAACGCGCGCATCTTCGAGCAGATCATCGCCGAACTCGATACGCATGCGCCCAACGCCATCCTGGTGGTGGCGACCAATCCGGTCGACGTGCTCACGTACATCAGCCAGGAGCTGAGTACCCGCCCCGCGGGGCGCATCCTGGGTACCGGCACCCTGCTCGATACGGCCCGCTTTCGGGCGCTCCTTGGGCAGTACTACAGCGTCGATCCGCGCTCGGTGCACGCCTACATCCTGGGCGAGCATGGCGACTCGGAGGTGCCGATCTGGAGCAACGCCACCATCGCGGGGCAGCCCATTGCGGGACAAACCGTGCTGGGGCGTGCGTTCGACCGGGCGGCCATGGACGACCTGTTCGCCGAGGCCCGCGATGCCGCCTACCAGATCATTGACCGCAAGGGCTACACGAACACCGCCATCGGTGTCGTCATTGCACGCATCGTGCGCGCCATCCTCAGCGATCAGCGCTCGGTGCAGCCGGTGAGCGTACGGCCGGGCGGCGCGTACGGCCTGCCCGACGTGTGCCTGAGCCTGCCGGCCGTGTTGGGCCTGGGCGGCGTGGAAACGCTTGTGGAGCCGGATGTGTCTGATGCAGAGGCCGAGGCCTTGCGTGCCTCGGGCCAGACCCTTGCGAACGCGCTCGACGCCCTCTCCTGA